A part of Salvelinus alpinus chromosome 5, SLU_Salpinus.1, whole genome shotgun sequence genomic DNA contains:
- the LOC139576902 gene encoding protein unc-119 homolog B-like codes for MSGSNSRNKTAATVKGPDTDIGPTANSRERKSGGGVLKRLKSRRNQTDKQRPVITEEELRALGRHITPDEVLGLRAVTRDYLCKPEDNVYNIDFTRFKIRDLETGTVLFEIAKPHNCDPEDEEEENGDTSAGRFVRYQFTPAFLRLRTVGATVEFTVGDRPVNSFRMIERHYFQDKVLKNFDFDFGFCIPNSCNTCEHIYEFPQLPEDLICLMVEHPYETRSDSFYFVDNKLIMHNKADYAYDGGE; via the exons ATGAGCGGCTCTAACTCTCGAAACAAGACTGCAGCCACAGTCAAAGGACCGGACACTGATATCGGCCCAACTGCAAATTCAAGGGAGCGAAAGTCCGGTGGAGGTGTACTGAAGAGACTCAAATCGCGACGAAATCAAACCGATAAACAGCGGCCTGTTATTACAGAAGAAGAGCTAAGGGCGCTAGGAAGACACATCACACCGGACGAAGTCCTTGGTCTGCGTGCTGTTACACGGG ATTATCTATGTAAACCTGAGGACAATGTCTACAATATTGACTTCACACGTTTCAAGATTAGAGATCTGGAGACTGGGACAGTGCTCTTTGAGATTGCTAAACCGCACAACTGTG ACCCTGAAGATGAGGAAGAAGAGAATGGAGACACCAGTGCTGGACGCTTTGTGCGGTATCAGTTTACGCCGGCCTTCCTCAGACTGCGGACTGTTGGTGCAAC TGTCGAGTTCACCGTGGGGGACCGGCCTGTTAACAGCTTTCGCATGATAGAGAGGCATTATTTCCAGGATAAAGTTCTCAAGAACTTTGACTTTGACTTCGGATTCTGCATCCCAAACAGCTGCAACACTTGCGAACATATCTATGAGTTTCCCCAGCTCCCTGAGGACCTCA TTTGCCTAATGGTGGAGCACCCGTATGAGACCAGGTCAGACAGCTTCTACTTTGTGGACAACAAACTGATCATGCACAATAAGGCAGACTACGCCTACGATGGGGGCGAGTAG